The genomic interval AGGCGTAAGAGACAGATCGGAGAAGATGCCTCCACATCGCGCATTCGCCAATTTCACAACTTCGATTCTGATATCGCTTCTTACCGGAGTGCTCATTAAGGATTCGCAGTCAGGTTTCAGACTTATCAGCACTCGTCTAATCAGATCGGTCAGCCTGAGAGGGGAAAGATACGATCTCGAGTCGGAGATGCTGCTGAAAGCGGGGTTGGCCCGGTTCTCGATAGGCGAGATCGCCATTCCGACCGTTTATGACGGTTCCGCAAGTTCAATCAATCCTGTTGTTGACGGACTGCGATTTCTCAAGCTCTTGAGAGAAAGCCTCTTCTGGTAAGCTTGCGTTTTGCGACAACTTATACTATATATTTGCCTTTGAAAGCAGGAAATTGATGGCGACGAAACGCGATAACAATCTGATACTTCTTACCAACGATGACGGATACTTCGCGCCCGGCTTGAAAGCTCTTGAGCGCGAGATCAGGAAGCTCGGCGAGGTTGTTATTGTAGCGCCTGACCGGGAACAATCGGCATCGAGTCATTCCCTCACTATGCAGAGACCGCTCAGAATCAACAAGCATGAAGACAACTGGTTCTCTGTCGACGGCACTCCGACTGACTCGGTGATGATCGCGGTGCACGCTCTCCTGAAGAAAAGAAGACCCGACTTCATCATCTCCGGGATCAACCACGGACCCAATATGGGTGATGATGTTACTTATTCCGGGACAGTAGCTGCAGCAATCGAAGGATCGATTCTCGGCATTCCGTCAATTGCAGTGTCACTCGCAGACTGGGATGCGACCGACTATGCGCCATCCGCGATAGCAGTGCGCAAAATCCTCAGACAAGTGATGCACTGGCCGTTTCCTGAGTTTACTCTGCTGAACGTCAATATTCCATATCTCGGTCAGAAACCTTACAAGGGCGCAAAAATCACCAAGCTTGGTAAGCGAGTCTATAATGACATCATTGTCGAGAAGACAGACCCGCGCGGTAAGCACTACTACTGGATCGGCGGTGAGCCGGAGTGGTTCGAAATTGATGGTTCTGATTACTCCGCGGTTAATGCGGGATACATTTCCATCACCCCGCTGGCCATCGACATGACTTCGCATTCAACCTATCGCGAATTCCGGGATATGAGAGTGAAGGTTTGACGTCTTCGGTTCTTGAGGTGGTCTGTTCCCTGAAATCGGACGCTCGTCCCGATGACATCATCAAAAAAGTGTTGACAAATGCGAAAAAGTCGATAACATCCATTGACCCTCAATATCGGGGCGTAGCTCAGTATGGTAGAGCACTTGGTTCGGGACTAAGGGGTCGCTGGTTCAAATCCAGTCGCCCCGATATTGAAAAACAGGGTTCCCGGAAACTAATCTATGACCAACCCAGAGCGAAAGTACTATATTGGCGTGATTGGCGCCGGTCAGTGTTCGCCTGTGGTCAAGAAGCTGGCGTTTGAGGTTGGCAGGCAGATTGCCAAATCGAACGCCATTCTAGTCTGTGGCGGATTGGGGGGAGTGATGGAGTCAGCCGCTGAAGGAGCAAAGTCAGAGGGAGGCACAACCATCGGAATTCTTCCCGGAAGAAACAGGGGGGATGCGAACAGATTCATCGATTTTGCCATTCCGACAGGCATCGGTGAAGCGAGAAACTTGGTTGTCATTAATGCAAGCGACGCAATAGTCGCACTTCCAGGAAAATTCGGCACACTCTCCGAATTCGGTTTTGCACTTAAACTCAATAAGCCGGTAGTCAACATGGGCGGCTGGGATCTCAAGGAAGCCGCGGTAAGCTCAGACAATCCAGAGGAGGCAGTGAGATTAGTTCTTCAGAAAATAGCAGCAAAGTAGACTTCGTCTGCGCCAGAGTCCTGATATCCGGTATGGTTCAGGGAGTAGGATTCAGGTACTTCACGACTTCGACGGCACAAAACCACAGTGTCACCGGTTACATACGAAATCTGGATACCGGCGATGTGCAGATCGAAGTGGAGGGATCGAAGGAAGAGGTCATGCAGTTTCTTTTGGCTGTCAAGAAGGGGCCGAAATGGTCCCATATCGAGAATTTTCAGGTCGAGTGGAAGAAGTACGAGGAGAACTACGATCAGTTTTTCGTAAAATATTAATCAGCTTATGACAGAAGAATATTTCAAAACAAAAATACGCAGCATCCCCGATTTTCCAAAGAAGGGGATAATGTACAGGGACATTACCACGTTGACGTCCGATTCAGAGGCGTTTGCTATGGCGATCGATGTTATCTTCGATCGAAGCCATGATTTGGGGATTACAAAGGTCGTCGCGATTGAGTCCAGAGGGTTTGTATTCGGATCTGCCCTCGCATACAAGCTCGGCTGCGGCATGGTCCTGGTGCGCAAGCCGGGAAAGCTCCCGTTTGAGATCGTCAGCGAAGATTACACGCTGGAATACGGTACTGATCGAATCGAGATTCATTCAGACGCGTTGACGCCAACGGATAGAGTGATGATTGTAGACGACCTCGTGGCGACAGGGGGGACTCTTTTGGCCTGCTGTCATCTTGTCGAGAAACTCGGTGCCGGGATTGCCTGTGTGGCAACTGTTGTAGAATTGTCACATCTCGGTGGCCAGAATAGATTCAGCGACTACAACTACTTTTCGTTGGTTAAATACGATAGCGGCTAGCTTCCCCGGTCAAACTGTCAATTCAAGCCTCATTTTTGAATTCTATTGACTAATCTCTCCAAAGAACATAAGATATGTCGCGTCTGCCCCCGTAGCTCAGTTGGACAGAGCAGTGGTTTCCTAAACCGCGGGTCGGGTGTTCGAGTCACCCCGGGGGTATTTTTATCTTATGGGGACGGAATCATGTTGAAGCGCAACTGTCCCGCAAGAGCGTTTCCAGCCTCGGACTTTCAACAAACCGAGGGTTTCATCGTCCTAAGAACGTAAGTCGTTTTGCGTTACGCGGGAGAAATGTTTAAAAAAGGTTTGACTCCTGTAGCCAATGTGTTATATTTTTTGCCAAAATTTTTGACAAGCGGATTGGGAGGAACTGCTCTAATGAAAACCAAGATATTGTTGCTGATCACTCTTCTATTGATGGTTCTAATCGAAATCGCCCCAGGGCAGGCATATTACGGACTCGATAGAAACTGGCTCGGTTCGGGAGTGCGCGCCCGGAGTATGGGCGGTGCGTTCATCGGCCTGGCGAACGATGCCTCAGCCATCACGTGGAATCCGGCGGGATTGATCCAGACTCTCGATCCACAGATATCTTTTTCAGGATCGTACACAAGACCTAACTCCACAATCGATCTGGACTATGGCACCTTCATGGGTGGGCGACTTGCCGTAAATGACAACAGATTCAACATTAATTACGCTTCATTTCTGGCTCCATTGACAATCAAGGAACACCAGTTTTCAGCAAGCATCGCTTATCAGAAGCTGGATGAGATCAACCACGCCGAAATGCAGAATCCGTATATCTATGTTCCAATCATCTACTACCAATGGGATTCGGTGGTTGTCTCGCACCTTGAAGAGGCGGTCACCGGCGGGATGGATGTTGTCAATCTCGGGTTCGGAACTTCGATTATGGGAGGTCTCGCGGTTGGTGCCGCAGCCAACATTTATATCGGTACGGCGGATGAGAATTATGATGTAACGGCCGAATGGATGGATACGAAAGGCGCGGGCCAGTACGAGCAGGATGTCAGGCGGCTTTTTAGAGCGCACAGCCTATTCGATGTTAGCTATAGTGGATTTAACATGACATTCGGTTTGCACTATACATGGAACAAACTGAAAATCGGCGCCGTCGCAAAGACTCCGTTCGAGATCACGAGAAAGTATGATATCATTCAGAATGATACAGTATGGGAAACCGCGACTGATTTGTACGTCATTGTGCCTCAGTCTGATAAAGCGGATTTCTTCCTGACCGACAAAAAACAGAAGCTGGAGCAGCCTCTCACACTCGGTATGGGGCTGGCCTACAATGTCAAACCGAATTTCGTCATGAGCGGAGATTTCGAATGGAGGCGGTTCGGCAGAACGAGCGTCTCGGTTCTCGACAGCTCATTCATCAGAAGCTCTGGCCAGAAGGACGAGTTCTATACGAAATATCCTTCCGGTTTCAGGAATGCAGGTGAAGGCCGCATCGGATTTGAATATATGTTAGAGAGCGACAAAGCGAAAATTCCTATCAGGGGTGGATTTAGATATATCCAGCACTATGATGCGGATGTCGATATGGCGGTTACAGCCTATGGCAGAACGGAAGATCAGATATTCATCATTGCCCAGGGGATTGCTACGGGCGATAGAATGACAGCCTATGCGCTCAGTGGCGGAACTGGTGTTCACTGGAGTAGGATATGGCTCGATGCCGGTTTTGAGTATTATACGCAGGATAGGACTGTGGTCGGAGCGGATATAGATTTCTATACCGAACTCTTCCCGAGTAAGCCCTTCACAGGCGACAATAAGCTGACCAGAACACGGTTCTCTCTGAATTTTACCGGCTTCTTTTAGACCGGGACCCGATCAACGGGATCGATGCGAAACAGATGCGGCTTAAGCCGTATAGAAATAAGGCGATACTGATTGTATAAGGGTACAATCCGATAGCGCTCTTGAAAGGATCGACAAGTATGGCGACCAGGCAGAAGCTGACAAAGCAGCAGATGAAGCAGGATAAGTTCATAACTTTGGTATTCAGGGCACAGGAGTACTTCACGGGACACACAAGCAAGTTCCTCCTGGGCATTGGCGCCATTGTTGTGATCGCGATTGCGGTTTTCCTGATAACCTCTCAGGGGCAGACAAAGGCGCGAGAAGCGAATGACATCCTGGGTCGGGCATCGGTCGAATTCAGAAGCGGCAATTTCCAGCTTGCGGCGGTGGATTTCCAGAACATCCTTGACAATTTTGGTGGCACTGAATCAGCAAAGCTGGCAAGCTACTATATCGCAAATGCCTACTTCAATCTGGAAAACTACGATCAGGCAGAAGAGTATTTTCGCCTCCATTATGACAAATACCGCTACGATGACATGCTGAGCGCAAATGCCCTCGCTGGAATTGGACACTGCCTCAGAGCCAAGGGCCTGATGAAGGAAGCTGCGGACGAGTTTTTTGAAGTATACCAGAAGTATCCCGATAGCTATATTGTCCCGGATTGCTTGTTCATCGGCGCCAAGAGCTATGCCAGTGCCGACGATCGAGAGGATGCCCGGAAGTTGTACGACATCTATGTGAAGATACCGGGACAGGGACAGCGCGCACTCGAACTTGAGCAGTACCTCGTAGAGCATGGTGTGCTGGAGAGCACCACCAGTAACTACGATTGATCTATGTCGGCGAAGCCAGCCCCGCTCAAGGTAGTCTTCCTCTGGCATCAGCACCAGCCTTATTATAAGGACTTCGAGACTGATCGCTATGTCCTTCCGTGGGTGCGTCTGCACGGCACCAAGGACTATCTCGACATGGTCAGAATTCTCGATGAGTTCCCCGGAATCAAGCAGACGTTTAATCTGGTCCCATCTCTAATCGAACAGATTCAGGATTACACGCAGCATGATGCCGTAGACAATCATATGTCACTGACTCTTAAGAGGGCTGCCGATTTGACAGATGCTGAGAAAATCGAGATACTCTCGACCTTTTTCTCCGCGAATGTCGGTACAATGATAAAACCGCACCAACGATACTATCAGATTCACGAGAAAGTCATGCTTTGCAAGTCGGACCTGCAGAAAGCGGCGGATAGCATAACCGACCAGGAGTATATCGATCTGACGATATGGTCAAATTTGGTATGGATCGATCCTATGTTTCGATCGGATCCGGATATTGCGCGGCTCTTCGAGAAAAAGAACGGCTTCTCCGAAGAAGATAAGATTGGCTTATTTCAGTTTCAGAAAAGGCTGCTGTCGGAAATCATCCCTGCTCATCGCGATGCACAGGATCGGGGGCAGATAGAAGTGTCATTCTCGCCATACTTCCATCCGATCCTGCCGCTCCTGATCGACACGGATCTGGCCAGGGAGGCACTGCCTCGCATCAAACTCCCCTCGGAACGGTTTCAGCATCCGGAAGACGCGAGCCACCAGATAAAGATGTCGTGTGATATGTATCAGGAGCTATTCGGTCGACCTCTGACGGGAATGTGGCCCTCCGAGGGTTCTGTTGCCGAACCGCTGATCCCCCTGTTCCTGGATCACAATGTGAAATGGATTGCGACGGATGAGGACGTACTTTTCGAGTCCGCCGACGCCCTTTCAAAGGCAGATGCTGGCACGAGACAGATCGCGCTGCACAGGCCATATAGGCTCAAAAGAGACAGCGGGGAACTGGGTATACTCTTCAGAAACCATGCCCTCTCCGACAAAATCGGATTTGTGTACTCAGGGTGGGACCCGGAGAAGGCGGCCCATGATTTCGTAAGCAGTCTGCTGGATATCCGAAAATCGCTTGGCAGGGAGAACCTGAAGGAATGCGTCGTACCTATCATTCTTGATGGCGAGAATGCATGGGAATATTACAAGAATGACGGTGTCGATTTCATCAGAGCACTATATTCGAACCTTTCTAAAGATGACAAAATCGAAACGATTACAGTATCAGAGGCATTTGCAGCCGTCGACAAACCACAGAACTTGCCTCGCCTCTTCGCCGGATCTTGGATCAACCACGATTTCAGAGTCTGGATCGGGCATGACGAGGATAACAAGGCTTGGGATTTCCTGTCTCGCGCCAGGAATGCATTGGTTGAGTACGAAAGAGTAACTCCAGAGGCAACCCCTGAGACTCTGAAACAGGCATGGAAAGAAATATTCATTGCTGAAGGATCAGATTGGTGCTGGTGGTACGGGGATGACCATTCGTCGAATCAGGATGACATCTTTGACAGTCTGTTTCGGTCTCATCTTTTAGCGGTGTACAAACTCATTGAGAAAGATCCTCCCGAAGAGCTGCTGCAACCTATTCGCGGCATTAGAGGTGTCAGCGGAATCGAACAGCCACTCGGATTGGTTTCTCCGACAGTCGACGGTCTTGTGACTACGTTTTATGAGTGGCATGATTCCGGAATGCTCGATTGCATGAAGGCTGGGTCGGCCATGCACAGAGCAATCAATGTGGTGCATGCGTTCCATTTCGGCTTTGATGATGACAACATATATTTCAGACTCGATCTCTTCACCCGCGCTGAGGATGATGCGGCAGCTGAGTTTGAGTTTCAGATCGAGCTGAAGGCTGCAAGAGATTATGTCATTACGGTGAAAAGGGAGGGGACTCAGATCGCATCCCGCGAACTGAACGCAAAGGAGTACATTGACAATGAATTCAAAGGTCAGGTTGCTCTGAAGAAGGTCCTCGAAGTGTCGATTCCCCGCTCTGAAATCGCCTTTGACAAGGAATTCAGAGCAGATCTTGCGGTCGAAGTGGTCAGGCGATCAGAGCAGATCGAGCGCTGGCCAGCCTATGATATGATCCACACAACAATGCCGACAAGAAACGAATCCACCTTCTGGCAAGTCTGACAACTCCAATCGAACAAACAGGTGCATGACCGGAATACCCCGGGAGTCCTGCCGAGTCACTTACATCCCTGAACACAACTTGACCCTTGCCACGTACACTGCAATATGCTATAATTGCACCGGCAAT from Candidatus Zixiibacteriota bacterium carries:
- the surE gene encoding 5'/3'-nucleotidase SurE — encoded protein: MATKRDNNLILLTNDDGYFAPGLKALEREIRKLGEVVIVAPDREQSASSHSLTMQRPLRINKHEDNWFSVDGTPTDSVMIAVHALLKKRRPDFIISGINHGPNMGDDVTYSGTVAAAIEGSILGIPSIAVSLADWDATDYAPSAIAVRKILRQVMHWPFPEFTLLNVNIPYLGQKPYKGAKITKLGKRVYNDIIVEKTDPRGKHYYWIGGEPEWFEIDGSDYSAVNAGYISITPLAIDMTSHSTYREFRDMRVKV
- a CDS encoding TIGR00725 family protein; the encoded protein is MTNPERKYYIGVIGAGQCSPVVKKLAFEVGRQIAKSNAILVCGGLGGVMESAAEGAKSEGGTTIGILPGRNRGDANRFIDFAIPTGIGEARNLVVINASDAIVALPGKFGTLSEFGFALKLNKPVVNMGGWDLKEAAVSSDNPEEAVRLVLQKIAAK
- a CDS encoding acylphosphatase; translation: MVQGVGFRYFTTSTAQNHSVTGYIRNLDTGDVQIEVEGSKEEVMQFLLAVKKGPKWSHIENFQVEWKKYEENYDQFFVKY
- a CDS encoding adenine phosphoribosyltransferase, which codes for MTEEYFKTKIRSIPDFPKKGIMYRDITTLTSDSEAFAMAIDVIFDRSHDLGITKVVAIESRGFVFGSALAYKLGCGMVLVRKPGKLPFEIVSEDYTLEYGTDRIEIHSDALTPTDRVMIVDDLVATGGTLLACCHLVEKLGAGIACVATVVELSHLGGQNRFSDYNYFSLVKYDSG
- a CDS encoding tetratricopeptide repeat protein → MATRQKLTKQQMKQDKFITLVFRAQEYFTGHTSKFLLGIGAIVVIAIAVFLITSQGQTKAREANDILGRASVEFRSGNFQLAAVDFQNILDNFGGTESAKLASYYIANAYFNLENYDQAEEYFRLHYDKYRYDDMLSANALAGIGHCLRAKGLMKEAADEFFEVYQKYPDSYIVPDCLFIGAKSYASADDREDARKLYDIYVKIPGQGQRALELEQYLVEHGVLESTTSNYD
- a CDS encoding glycoside hydrolase; translation: MSAKPAPLKVVFLWHQHQPYYKDFETDRYVLPWVRLHGTKDYLDMVRILDEFPGIKQTFNLVPSLIEQIQDYTQHDAVDNHMSLTLKRAADLTDAEKIEILSTFFSANVGTMIKPHQRYYQIHEKVMLCKSDLQKAADSITDQEYIDLTIWSNLVWIDPMFRSDPDIARLFEKKNGFSEEDKIGLFQFQKRLLSEIIPAHRDAQDRGQIEVSFSPYFHPILPLLIDTDLAREALPRIKLPSERFQHPEDASHQIKMSCDMYQELFGRPLTGMWPSEGSVAEPLIPLFLDHNVKWIATDEDVLFESADALSKADAGTRQIALHRPYRLKRDSGELGILFRNHALSDKIGFVYSGWDPEKAAHDFVSSLLDIRKSLGRENLKECVVPIILDGENAWEYYKNDGVDFIRALYSNLSKDDKIETITVSEAFAAVDKPQNLPRLFAGSWINHDFRVWIGHDEDNKAWDFLSRARNALVEYERVTPEATPETLKQAWKEIFIAEGSDWCWWYGDDHSSNQDDIFDSLFRSHLLAVYKLIEKDPPEELLQPIRGIRGVSGIEQPLGLVSPTVDGLVTTFYEWHDSGMLDCMKAGSAMHRAINVVHAFHFGFDDDNIYFRLDLFTRAEDDAAAEFEFQIELKAARDYVITVKREGTQIASRELNAKEYIDNEFKGQVALKKVLEVSIPRSEIAFDKEFRADLAVEVVRRSEQIERWPAYDMIHTTMPTRNESTFWQV